A DNA window from Vanacampus margaritifer isolate UIUO_Vmar chromosome 19, RoL_Vmar_1.0, whole genome shotgun sequence contains the following coding sequences:
- the LOC144039541 gene encoding trace amine-associated receptor 1-like yields MTIANRTDINDVHPCYQIENASYALTSSPSLLCVSLYMFLALLSVVTICGNLFVIMTILYFKQLRNPTNYLIVSLAVADLLVGLIVFPLSMAFSLSSCIYHEDLFCKIRSSFDISLSTCSILNLCCISIDRYYAVCQPLTYKAKMNHCVVVIMILINWGVSALIAIGVMIAGLQSEDCKERCLIDVLMENTIGPILSFYLPVVIMLCIYLKILIVALRHARSIHSKTKPGLTVSKIERKATKTLASVLGIFLICWTPFFLCVTFLPLSNDLVPVPVIEILNWLTLSNSMLNPFIYAFFYSWFRCGFKMIISGKIFLGDYANSALF; encoded by the coding sequence ATGACCATTGCCAACAGGACTGATATCAATGATGTACATCCTTGTTATCAAATAGAAAATGCATCTTATGCGCTGACAAGTAGCCCTTCTTTATTATGTGTGTCATTGTATATGTTCCTTGCATTGTTGTCTGTTGTCACAATATGTGGAAACCTTTTTGTAATAATGACCATCCTTTATTTCAAACAGCTCCGAAATCCTACCAACTATCTCATTGTCTCTCTGGCTGTGGCTGATCTTCTTGTGGGTCTTATAGTCTTCCCCCTCAGCATGGCCTTCTCCCTGAGCTCATGTATCTACCATGAGGACCTGTTTTGCAAAATAAGAAGCAGTTTTGACATATCGCTAAGCACGTGCTCTATTTTGAACCTCTGCTGCATTTCCATTGACAGATATTACGCAGTGTGTCAGCCTCTGACATACAAGGCTAAAATGAATCATTGTGTTGTTGTGATCATGATATTGATCAATTGGGGGGTTTCTGCTCTAATTGCAATTGGGGTCATGATTGCTGGATTACAGAGCGAAGATTGCAAAGAAAGGTGTTTAATTGATGTTCTCATGGAAAACACTATTGGGCCTATTTTATCTTTCTATTTACCAGTTGTCATCATGCTCTGTATCTACCTGAAGATTTTGATTGTCGCATTGCGACACGCACGCAGCATTCACAGCAAAACTAAGCCTGGACTGACTGTCAGTAAGATTGAGAGAAAAGCCACCAAAACTCTAGCAAGTGTACTTGGAATTTTTCTGATCTGTTggactcctttttttctttgtgtaacATTTCTGCCTTTAAGCAACGATTTAGTGCCAGTTCCAGTAATTGAAATTCTGAACTGGCTGACGTTATCCAACTCAATGCTCAATCCATTCATCTATGCCTTTTTTTACAGCTGGTTTAGGTGTGGCTTCAAGATGATCATATCGGGAAAAATATTCCTGGGTGATTATGCTAATTCAGCATTATtttga
- the LOC144039573 gene encoding trace amine-associated receptor 1-like, producing MESEWTGNGTDALHPCYETYNSSLIFTSDPSIICIFIYCVLTLLSVVTICGNLLVIISVVYFKQLHTPPNYFILSLSFADLLVGVLVFPFSMVFTVTSCILHENLICKIRDIFDVSLCTSSILNLCCISIDRYYAVCQPLTYRSKITDQVALTMILICWFIAVMIALGIIIGGFSQGTCEDMCSVAVILSHIMGPIYSFYQPAIIMICIYLKIFFVAQRQVSSIQNSNSVSKVERKATKTLAIVMGVFLLFMTPYFFCVVFQPLFTHPLTIPVIETLNWLTLSNSMLNPFIYAFFYNWFRSAFKMIITGKIFQGDFGDSNLF from the coding sequence ATGGAATCGGAATGGACCGGCAATGGGACTGATGCCTTACATCCTTGTTATGAGACATACAATTCATCTTTGATATTCACAAGTGACCCTTCCATAATATGTATCTTCATATATTGTGTCCTTACTCTTTTGTCCGTTGTTACAATATGTGGAAATCTTCTTGTGATCATCTCAGTTGTGTACTTCAAACAGCTTCACACGCCGCCTAACTATTTTATTCTGTCGCTATCTTTTGCTGACCTGCTCGTTGGTGTTTTAGTTTTTCCTTTCAGTATGGTCTTTACTGTGACCTCGTGTATTCTTCACGAGAATTTGATCTGTAAAATCAGAGACATCTTTGATGTGTCACTGTGCACATCATCCATTCTGAATTTATGTTGCATTTCCATTGACAGATATTATGCTGTGTGTCAGCCTCTAACATATAGATCAAAAATAACCGATCAAGTAGCTCTGACTATGATTCTCATATGCTGGTTTATTGCCGTTATGATTGCACTTGGTATAATAATAGGAGGATTCAGCCAAGGTACATGTGAGGACATGTGCTCTGTTGCTGTTATTTTGTCACACATTATGGGACCCATTTATAGTTTTTACCAACCCGCAATTATTATGATCTGCATCTACTTGAAGATTTTCTTTGTAGCTCAGAGACAGGTGAGCAGCATCCAGAACTCAAACTCTGTGAGTAAGGTGGAGAGGAAAGCGACCAAAACTCTGGCTATTGTTATGGgagtgtttttattgttcatgacaccttactttttttgtgttgtcttTCAGCCACTCTTCACTCATCCCCTAACAATTCCCGTGATTGAAACATTGAACTGGCTCACATTATCAAATTCAATGCTGAATCCGTTTATTTATGCTTTCTTTTACAACTGGTTCCGGTCtgcttttaaaatgattataaCTGGGAAAATATTTCAAGGTGATTTTGGTGATTCCAATTTGTTTTGA
- the LOC144039563 gene encoding trace amine-associated receptor 1-like → MESELSNVINYIHPCYVLDNTTYIFTSNPSTICVALYVFLSLLSFCTICGNLLVIIAIIYFKQLHIPTNYLILSLAVADLLVGILVFPFSMAFTVFSCWHHEGLLCKIRGSFDVTLSTASILNLCCISIDRYYAVCQPLTYRSKIHSHVIGIMILVSWGVSALIGIGITVAGFNQGKCEEQCLIDALISTTLACIFSFYVPVIIMLSIYFRIFLVAQRQVRNIQITNQSTTVNKMERKATKTLATVMGVFILCWTPYFICIIFQPLTFDIMPIAVIETLNWLTLSNSMLNPFIYAFFYSWFRSAFRLIITGKIFQNNLTNTKLF, encoded by the coding sequence ATGGAATCAGAGCTGTCCAACGTTATTAATTACATACATCCCTGCTATGTATTAGATAATACAACTTACATATTTACAAgtaatccttcaactatatgtGTTGCATTATATGTTTTTCTTAGTTTATTATCTTTTTGTACAATATGCGGAAACCTCCTTGTAATAATTGCTATTATATATTTCAAACAGCTCCACATCCCTACTAACTATCTCATTCTGTCTTTAGCTGTGGCTGATCTGCTTGTGGGAATTTTGGTTTTTCCTTTTAGCATGGCCTTCACTGTATTCTCCTGTTGGCATCACGAAGGCCTGTTATGTAAAATACGAGGCAGTTTTGATGTCACGCTGAGCACAGCTTCAATTTTGAACCTCTGTTGTATTTCCATTGACAGATATTACGCAGTGTGCCAGCCTCTGACCTACAGAAGTAAAATACATTCTCATGTGATTGGCATTATGATTTTGGTAAGCTGGGGTGTTTCTGCACTAATAGGAATTGGAATTACAGTAGCAGGATTTAATCAAGGGAAATGTGAAGAACAATGCCTAATCGATGCACTAATTTCGACCACTCTGGCATGCATATTTTCCTTTTATGTACCAGTTATCATAATGCTTAGTATCTACTTTAGGATTTTCCTTGTGGCACAGAGACAAGTACGCAACATCCAGATTACGAATCAGAGTACAACTGtcaataaaatggagagaaaagcGACCAAAACTCTGGCAACTGTTAtgggagtttttattttatgttggaCACCATACTTCATTTGTATCATCTTTCAGCCTTTAACATTTGATATAATGCCAATCGCTGTGATTGAAACACTAAATTGGCTTACACTTTCAAATTCGATGCTTAATCCATTCATTTATGCTTTCTTTTACAGCTGGTTCAGATCAGCTTTTAGACTCATCATTACTGGAAAAATATTTCAGAACAATTTAACTAACACAAAACTCTTttga